Genomic window (Daucus carota subsp. sativus chromosome 5, DH1 v3.0, whole genome shotgun sequence):
TAGCAAATGCACTTAAAGACCCGGATAACCAGCATTTTGTGTTACTTTCCGACAGGTCTGGATAAAAACTGTCAATCTAATATTTTACTGAGGTACAACAAATTTGTGTTGAGTTTGTTGAATCTTTTGTTTTGAAGCTGTGTTCCATTGCGTGATTTCGACTACGTCTACAACTATCTGATGTATACAAATGTCAGCTACATTGACAAGTAAGACATGGAATCTTAGAtctatttattttgttatttgtctGCTGACTTCTTGAGTGACAGTTCGTTAACAAAAGCgtgtttgtttaattattaCTAAATTGTTCCGTCTTAAATAGTTTTAAAGTTTGATACAATAGCAGTACTAGATGAAAATTGAAAAGCAATTTCCATTAATGATTGTTCTGCCATCATGATGTTTGCACCTTCGTTTACTTTCCAGATTTAGGGATCCTGGTCCACATGGGAGTGGCAGGTATTCTGAACATATGTTACCTGAAGTCGAAAAAAAAGACTTTCACAAAGGTTCCCAGGTATATGTTGTGATTATTGTTTCACGGTCTTAACCagagtttgatgtttagatgcTAGTGTTTATGTGTCGTTCTGCATTAGCTATGGACCGGTGTTATGTCCAAGTTTCAATTTAAGCGATTGTTTTTCTGCTTTCATATCTGAACAATTCCATGTGGACAAATAATGATGTGTTTCTTCTGCTATTCTCCAAGTAGGAAAGTTGAATGATATGGTGGTGGATCTTGTAAATGAACAGCAGATACCCAATTTTTCTTAAGTTGGCCCTTTTTGAAGATTTACATGTCCTTATTATTTTCTGCAGTGGTTCACAATGAAGCGGCAGCATGCTCTAATTATTACTGCCGATAGTCTATATTACACATTGTTCAGAGATTTTTGCAAGGTAGTTCTCCTAGGAATCACTATATAGTATATTGTTGTCTTATGAATTGAGGTTCTGAATACATTAAGCAATTTGTGCATCTACATAATACATACTGCCTTGGTAATTGCATCTTATGGGTTTTAGGTAAGGGGCGATGATTTTCAGCTTGTATGAAATGCTAGTTGCTCTATATATTTGAGTTTAAATAGTGCATTAACTATCAACTGAATTGAAATTTACAGCCTTTATTTTGTCATTTTGAATATTCTGTAATGTTCTTGTGCAATCTATATAGTTCTATTTTTTGCTGTTACCTTGACTTCGATCTGGAGTTGAGGGAAGATAAAATCACGCTTTAGCTTTGAAGCTTTGAAGTTGTGAAGGAAATACGACTTTGTACAAATTTATTTACTGcatcaatataacataaatttttattccagtacttcaaaatataattttttggggTTAATGCTAAGTAATTTAAAGGACAATCTGAACAGTAAACTCTACCAGGGTCAGAGTCATACCATCCACCCCAAGCCTGATTAGAAGAGTGCGTTAGATATAAACTCCAACAGGCATTGGACCCAATATATTCTTATAGAACTATTATCCTATCTAGTTCTTTGCTTTATATGGTCCTAAAAATATACTTAGCTTAAAATATGAgatcattaatttatttatttttggctAATTTATATTCGACATAACTTAAGTGTACAgaagtatatataattttctttttcagttGAAAAAATTATGTTGTGGGCCTGCAGTAGTATGGGGAGGATTCTGGTCTAATCAAAGAGACTACTTAGTTTGTGAGCAATTCCATGGAAAAAGTATGAAACTCGTAGAAACAGTAGTCTTCTGATCATGAAATCATTAATAAAAGGcctttatatgtatatattatccCTAGAATAAGTTACTTGGGGGCGGACCTATAGGTTCAAGTTTATTAGTTTTGTGGCCTTCACTAAGATAGTTGAAAGATAGATAATTGACAAAGGATTGCACCTGTGCAAGTACCTTTGAGCTAACAGGTCTTGTAAAATTAGATATTGGTATTAAGTAAATGCCCATATTCTTAGGTTGTATGAGCCAGTCAGCACAGTTTCTTCGTTTGATGCTCTCTTCACAAGTCCTCATTGTTACTTCTTGTAATACAAGTAATATTCTGAAGTGGAATTGGACATAAATGCCTTACGGTATGCTTTTTGTTTTATAGCCAGGTATGGAAGGGGACAAGAATTGCTATTCTGATGAGCACTATCTGCCCACTTTTTTCCATGTAGgactaaataatattattttcattatgAGCATATGCCATGATCTTGATACAACTGAATGTTGATTGAGTTTTTTCTCTGTTCCTTTCTCAGATGCTTGATCCAGCCGGCATAGCTAACTGGTCAGTCACACATGTAGATTGGTCCGAAGGAAAGTGGCATCCGAAGTCATATAAAGCTGATGATGTCAGCATGGAActtgtaaaaaatattacagTAAGGGTCTTGCTTTTACATTATAAAATCCACAGCAGTCAAATATTCCAGTGCACACTGTTGCTTTTGGGAAAGTTATTATTTTAGATTATATTGACACTTGTGTGATTTGTGCAGTCTATTACAGAAAATGTTCATATGACAAGTGATGAAAAGGTATGCACTTTACTTTGTAgctcaaaacaaattatattcattGACCTTCCTGAAATGTTAAACTTCAATATTGCAGAAAGAAATCCAGATCCGTCCTTGCTTGTGGAACGGAGAGAGACGGCCATGTTACTTGTTTGCGAGAAAATTCTTTCCAGAAACTTTAGACCGAATGACAATGCTTTTCTCCAACTACACAAAACATTCACTGGGATAATGACCCTGATTCTTTGGTCGGGATGAATGATTGTTTCGGCCCTATTCATCTCTATATTACTTATGTAGAGTAGATTGTTGTGAATTGCCTGTGCATACGGGATTATACTCTTCCTGACCTAAGCATATTATCTTTATTCTGTTTGCAAAGGTTACTGGAAGAGGGCAGTTAGGGGGTATTGTTGTCAGAATTCAGAAACCATTATAGCACTACGGAAATCGCTGTCTCTTTTTTTGCCGGGGGAGCATGGAAACTGTTATAGTATTTTGGATGTGTCCCCTCTATCCCTTTAGAGAGATTTATATATACTCTATATACTAGAGTTCTGGTTATAGAAATTCTCGGGGACCTAATGCAGCAGTTAAATTTTGAACTATATAAATTGTTAATGTTAAATGGCAGAAATTGCCCTCGCAGAGTAATATATTTTGCTCGATTAAAACAAGAATTGTCTAGCTATATAAATATAACTAcaattatatgttatttaatataccttaccttgtatataaattatatgttatttaagatatcttattttatatataaatcatggGTCATGTTCCTGTTAGAACCCTTAACCTTGACATCTCGCATGGGCACCAGAGCTCAACCACGAACAACCGCACGAACACCTTGTTGGCAATTTTAGAACTTTTAGCTTAACACTGCACATGTAAAATTTTCcgtgtttatgtattttattttaaaattaattttaaacacacacaacgatgtaaaaaacatgtatttagatttgtaGTGTTCCGCAACAACAGAACTTCTTAAGATTTCAATTTAAGGTTTGATTATCTCTTGCGCCATACTATAAATCATTATTAATAATCATtaactactactccctccgtcccatccatttctttacactttcctttttgggatgtcccacccgattctttacatttcaaaacttaccaaaaatagttaatgggtcccaccacttctctacttttctttccttttcacaccacttttactccactatcctctttttatacattaaaaatcaatgggtcccaccacttttcccacttttcttcctttttttcactattttatacatatttcttaacctccgtgcccaacccattcgataagaaatgggtgggacggagggagtacttggtAACAATAGTACATCATTAATACATATGCACTTTGTTATGCAAACCAAATATATGATTctcaatcaatttaataatataatattataaaatatcgtGTTGCagtacatataatattaaagaACACGAGATTCTGCTGCTGTACATATCTAGCTTATAATAATGTTACAAAATATGAGATTTTGTTGCATTATATATTTAGCTcacataatattacaaaacacggGATTTTGCTGtagtacatataaataataaaaaaaatgcaaaacATACACACTACAGCTCTTCATATGTTGGAGTTATGTTGcaatatatgtaaaatagtgtgataaaattataatagataTATTTGATTCGTCCATGTATTACAATTCGCAAcagtataataatttaatttgtacATATCACTTTACCACACTATTGAGATATATGAATTAAGGATCAAATGTTATTATTTTGTCAGaatgattaaatataattaatttcattaaaattaaaaatgtgcATTAATTGCAgacatgtgtgtgtatatatatatatatatatatatatatatatatatatatatatatatagagagagagagagagagagagagagagagagagagagagagagagagagagagagagagagagagagagagagagagagagagagagagagagagagagagagagagagagagagagagagagagagagagagagagagagagagagagagagagagagagagagagagagagagagagagagagagagagagagagagagagagagagagagagagagagagagagagagagagagagagagagagagagagagagagagagagagagagagagagagagagagagagagagagagagagagagagagagagagagagagagagagagagagagagagagagagagagagagagagagagagagagagagagagagagagagagagagagagagagagagagagagagagagagagagagagagagaagagagagagagagagagagagagagagagagagagagagagagagagagagagagagagagagagagagagagagagtactatTTTAAaacatacttatatatatataggccaacattccagagagggactctttatatggagttacatagtgcgccactataaatcatcaattttattacaaattctgttataaaatacatataaaacgtgattctaatatagaatactataaaatatatctattttaagtaatttaacacttaaaatttggtgaaaaagtatattttcgaaactgattctacaacagaataattctggatgattattattctgttatagaatcatgatGAGATATTGcttaattttagatgatctttggaatatataaattgtataacttcgttttcggtttaataatcaaaatttgcaattatatttcataaaaaatataatagaatatataatatatgtatatttacaatggtgtgctacgtaacttcATGTAAAacggtatgctatggagtgctaccatTTAAGTTTAACTCTTGATTTTAGAGTCAgacttatttctaatttttttttttttttgaaattacttATTTCTAATCTTAAACCGTTCGAAACTCGTTATGTAATTTTGGGAAATGTGGTCAGGCTGGGCGCCAGAACTTGAAAGTAAGATGCAAGAGAGGGATAGAGATACACAGCAGGTCCTGcctaagttttttttaaatgatttctTGATCTGCAAAGTCggaataaatacaaataaatttataggttaattttaatctaaaatttaaatttggaatATAAGGAGATAAAAATTCTAAGTTCTATTACATTGTGTTCTCgattaaagaaataaaaaaagagaataaaaaaTCTGTTATTCTCTCTTTTccgaattttatcaaaaattggatatatttttttaaagtaatgtAGAAGATATTTCTTTCTTTCCAAATCCTCATATTTCTTTGcttttatttatcaaaatatactTAGGAAGACGTCGGGAGATTTGAAATCCTtaactttcttcttctttttcttttttttccaaGAACACAACACAACATTACTGACTTGTtatgattttgaaaatttgactTTATATACTTTATTTGATCACTTTAAATGatggtttatttattattattatattatcaattttatattcaatatattatgaatttatccaaattcataaattatgaaaatttcgtttacttatttataaataaaaatattttttaatctacTCGAAAGACACTGTCAAGTGTCAACTTGTGTACGGTAAATCTGAGGTGGCTTTTTCTAAATCGTGGTGCTATCTCGTCAATAATTTATTTGTTGCACACTTTTCATGCTCACCCCTTGAATTATTGTTGTTTGATGTGCAATAATAAATagtataatagtaataataaaacAGTACGTTACACCCTTGCGGAAAAGGGTACATGATAAGTCGATCTACTGGCCATGAAAGCTCAGCTGAAAGGGCTGATCATGCGTTCATGGCAAAATTTTAGCTTAATAGACGTGTTTTTTATGATTAATGAGTCCGGTTTACAGAAAtcgaaaactaaaatttatatattagtttttaaatttataattttgtgagATGAAATGTAGAAAATGCTAATATATGCACGtcctaaatttatttatgcacacACTACAACTTGTTTTATACCAAATTACCATTGTCTTTTATCATTTCAATCAATTATCTTATCAATTTAAAGAGATAATTTAATACAAAATAGatagaaaaatgtataaaaaaaaaacttaggtGTGCGTAAATCAGCACCCAATGAAAACTGGACTTCACTTGGATAAATCATTTCTCACACTCTTCTGAGAATATCCATTTTTATGCCTCTTAATTTTAATGCCTTCATTCTCCTTCTTATTCACGATCTAAACCCCTTCTTAATATTGATCATGTGTTCATTGCAACATTAGAATTTTAGCTTAAagatttttacttatttttatagTGTAATTATCAAGTGAGGTTTGTATTAGAATAACAACAATCCGCCTCCTTAATATTGATCATGCATTCATTGCAACATTAGAATTTTAACTTAAAGTTTTAACTTACTTTTATAACGTAATTATTAAGTGAAGTTTGTATTAGTATAGCAACAATCATCAGTTTATGTCTCTCTGATACTAAGAAAAAGAAGTTATTGGGATAAGTTGTAGTGTGTTCACATGTCAGTTCGGCTTGGTTTCTATCTAAAATCGTTACCGAACTgtgtatttcggttcggttcaagTTTTTGATAGCCGAACCATTTCAAATgattttttcggttcggttaaccgttggTCAGTTTCGATTTTTtccgattttttttattagaaattagTACTTTTATTAACTTTAGAAAACTATTGATATACTTATAATATCAATTTCTCTTACTAAACTATATAACAATTTAGGTCATAACCATTACCAAACCGTTATATCGGTCGGTTAcggtttttcaattttgttggttaTGACTTTTTCGCttaagatttttgatttttcgatttttttccgcTCACCCCTAATAAGTTGGTTAACATCTTCAAATTTTTGCAGCCTTCACATCCTTATCTTGCTCCGTATGTCTATCTATTTTTATCAACTCATATTTTTTTCTTACCCACCACCACCAGCGGTGGGCCACCATATCTCCAGTGCTCCCCTTCATTTCTCCTATGCTTCACTCATATTATATTCCCacgtatatataaaaacaaaacggACCAAGTTATtaagtatataagtatattactctttaaaaaaaaagtatataagtatattacaAACTCGCCAAACCCAACAATCAAATTAAGAGAATTTGTCTTGTCTTAGCATGCTACGGTGAAGAAAAGGAGAGGACAGTGATGATAATGTTAATGCTTATTTCCTGAAATTTAGTGGCCGCCGCGATAACtttaattttcagaaataaattatttctgaagaaaaataaatataattcatttttttgaataaattcttatttttttggCTAAATAACGAATACAAAACACCtattcaacatatatatacaaaaaaaatttaaaacacatTTTTAGAGAAAAATAAGAGCTTATTTTTTGAAGCCTCGTTGCCCAAACAAATCCTTAACTcaatgtcaatttttttttatcataaaactTTCACGCTAATAAATTGCAGTGAAATATAGTATCATAAAAAAGaatttatttcatataaaaaagtCATTCATCAAATCATAGAGCATGCTAAGATGTCCCACGATAATTTACATGCAAAAACTGGATATTTGAAAAGAAAACAcctaaaagaaatataaaatccGAGGATCCAAGAATGAATAATAATACTACCATTTCAAATTCTGCCCCaatatattttttccaaaataacATGACAGACACATGAATACTTTTAATTggatgatttatatatatataagggaggtcttattattattaatgcgCGTATTACTTCATGCAACACTATTTAGGCCTTATGCAACTTTAAAGGGGTTGCCTATATACATGTATGGGTCTTgtaagatttgagaaaaaaattagaaataatttttagggtaACTAGCATTTTTCGTAAAAAAATCTACTTTCTGACCAAAGATCATGCAGAGATGACCTCAATAAAATTTTGGTGATTGAAAAAAAATCCGCCTAAAAGACATAAGATTCTTATAAGGAAACAAATAGAACCCAAAAGAGAGAGATAGAAAAAGAAGGAACCAAGAAATCAGagacaaaaaaaatcatgtaaagatgtttatgaaaatttagccaataatattttaatgattaaaaatgaaaatcattAAAAGGCAAAAGATCtccaaaaggaaggaaggaaaGAAAGAGAACCTAACTAAATCACACAAGCTGTGGCGAAaggaagaaaataaagaattaaaaaaagacAAAAGGAAAGAAAGCACAAAAACTACAAAAACTACTGTTAATACCGAGACAAGGTtaagataaaatacaattatcATATACGTCAAAAAGCAATCAAATATGACACTCTCCAGAAAGATacataaaaattaaacatatgatgatattgaaatataatagcaacatataattttatcaattaagtCAATTTATCCAACCGAATCATTAACAAGTCTAACTACAAATAAAATCACAAAGACAATTAGCAGTTTTGCATAAAACCGTTTGGTAAATAACTGAGTGATTAATTTTTTCTAACACAAATCAAAATATCCAACCCAAAAAACTTCTCCAGAgtaactttttcaaaattaccTTTTTGAATACATACCTCTGTTCCAATCCGCTAACTACTAAACACTATTTTAGTGGTTAAACATCTAAAACACCTCTAATTTTGTCCAAAAGCtctaattctaattaaatataactaattttataacatttttaataatactaattaaatatctcaaaattatgttacattttctaattaaataagCCACTAACATTTGAATTTTATGTAAGCATATGTTAAAAATGACATGTTTATCAGCTTGTTAACATTATTGAAGAAACTACGCTAATATATTATAGCCCCCTTCTCTATCAAACAAGTTGGTGATCTGATATAAAAATGCCACCACTACACTCCACCTTTTTCATGTTTACAATACTAAAACTGTCTCTCTTGTGAAGTTATACTTTTTCAAATCTGTGGGCAAACAATCATTTTGTTGGTTCATCTCCTCTTTTATCTTGATATCATCAGCAACCTGTATACAAAGAGGTAGAGAGGAATTGAAGAAACTTATATGAATCATCATCTTAATGGGTACTTGTATGTCAAGCAGATTGGGATCATCTTCGATATCATCGTCGTCCGCCAGAACAATAAGATCATCAAATTCCTTGTCGTCATCCAGTAAGTATGGAAATATAGTAAGGGTGGTACATTTGAATGGTTGGTTGGAAGAGTTTGAAGATCCAGTTACCGTTGGGCAAGTTACTGGAAATCAACCAAAACATTTTGTGTTCCCTCAGGCTCAACTTCTTAGTCTTGACTCCAAACCTCTGGACTCTGCCGCCCAACTTGAGTTGGGAAACATATACTTCTTGTTGCCACACTCCATATTCCAGGCGGAGATGTCTCCCATAGACCTGGCTACTATCTACAAACGCCTCACTAGCGCCGCCCAAAAGCCGTTCAAGCCTCCGAATCCCTCTTCTTCATCTTtcaacaacaataataacaCCACAGAACAAGCTGCAGACACTAATACTGCAGCAGCAGGGATGCAGCAGAACAAACTGAAACCAAATCCTTACGCGGACAGGTATGTGCCACCAAGGTTCAACACCACGTTGTCCATCACTGATGGTAATAGTAACGATAACAAGCATCTGTTCTATAATTATGATCATACTAGCTGTGATAGTTTACTTAtgaagcagcagcagcagcaggtGGGTGATCATTCTCCCCGCAGCTGGAAACCCATACTGGAATCTATTATAGAAAGATCATTTACTTTAAGAAGTACTGAATCAGACTCCTCACACCAAGATACTCACCGCTGATTcattttgtagcatcattaagcTTGTATACATAATGTAATGAATCTTTTGTTTGTGCATTTGTCTCATGATTGTGGTCTTgctatatagaatataattaaatgtaTTTGTGTGCAAGCAAGCTGAGTATGAGACTACTTAACATTGATTCTGCAAATCATGAAAGCTACAGTTACATCTCAAAGTCATTTCTTCGAAACTCTTAAATTcgtttacaataaaaaaaaaaaaacatttggtCGTCGTTTTCATAACTTAGATAGAGTATTAACTTGAACAAGGATACCATCTTTTTGCTAATACTGATGATTTTAACCTTTGTCTTAGGAACTGATTAATATTTGACAGTAGGGAGGGGCTGAGCATGGTTTAGTTGAGGCGGTTTTGGAGCATAACCCAAACCGAACCAAATTTttcagttttgaaaatttagaaaCTGAACCCAAACCGAAATTCACTTGCCAAGCGGtgccttatatatatatttatgttcacGTGTGCTCCATAAATTGGTTTCTTCGATGTTTGACTatcacacatatacacatatatcaatttaattcaGTGTATTTATTAGGAGTTCTGGTAGACAAGAAAACCAAACACTCAACTAAGTTTTTCATAAGATGCgtaattttttgaaaacaaaCATGTAAAAAAAGGACGAAGGGGatagtatataatatactaatagGAATATCAGAAAACAAAaccataaaatataaatatttgtatttatattatattttatttttgatagtaaatatttatatttatatttatattaagttAATATGTTAACGGCTatactttttaagaattttGTAATGGGGACTTGTACAATGCAATACAGGCAGCATAAAACAGAACTTGCCCACCCCCACCCCCAAATTTTTTACATCTTCACATATAAGTTGCATCGTATCGTATCGTTTCCATAAATACATTACTGTTTATTGCAACATATTATTACAAAGAATTTCACAACCACCTCAAAATTACCTGTCATAACCCATAGCTACTACAGGGATCCTGACCTTATGCCCCCTGCTTCCTTTCAACAAGACCTCTCCAAAGCTGTAGGCTCCTGTCACCGACCTAACTGTGAGAGTGACAGAAAATTTCCTAGACGCACCAGGCTTAAGAGTTATAGCAGAAGGGTTAGTATGAATACTCATGGCTGGTGCCATTCTGGCGGT
Coding sequences:
- the LOC108222892 gene encoding glycosyltransferase BC10, with amino-acid sequence MKTPQLWRLGIKDLQMMSAPRHRAHLKKPTWIIVLISLVSVFLVCAYVFPPRNTSACYVFSSSSCKVFADWLPPAPARELTDEEVASRVVIRDILNTPQAISKNPKIAFMFLIPDALPFEKLWDEFFQGHEDRFSVYVHASKGKPVHTSRFFLDRDIRSEKVVWGRISMIDAERRLLANALKDPDNQHFVLLSDSCVPLRDFDYVYNYLMYTNVSYIDKFRDPGPHGSGRYSEHMLPEVEKKDFHKGSQWFTMKRQHALIITADSLYYTLFRDFCKPGMEGDKNCYSDEHYLPTFFHMLDPAGIANWSVTHVDWSEGKWHPKSYKADDVSMELVKNITSITENVHMTSDEKKEIQIRPCLWNGERRPCYLFARKFFPETLDRMTMLFSNYTKHSLG